The DNA region ctcttagatagggactttttctcctctgaataagcacatcaatacttgaatcaatatcatggaatattaaagcaagaactaagaacacataattaagaacaaatcaagtatttatcatataattcagaaaatagtaacaagatccgtcttaggtttcatcccccttaggtatttaggggatttagttcatatgtgtaaaagaaaacatctcagaagaataataataacaaaacataaagaaacccaaaaacccctgaaggaaattgaagggagatcttcaatcttgaaggagaatctggcttctgagatggatcaattggctttcttcgagtaattccttgcctcccacTTCGTGTGTTTTCTCTAGGTGCCTCctcgggtgtttatataggctttagaatgattcaaaaccctcaaaagtggccttttccaagtagaactagacttaggctcgacagggacacagccgtgtgccacgCTCGTGTggggtggcttaggccgtgttaaAGTCTACTAAATAGACACAGGCTTGTGGTCtccccgtgtgaggaagtccaggccgtgttaatttcccacgttgacccattttctcatttttttggctcgcttcttgctctttttactctcgtatgctcacctaagtataaaacatgaaattaaaggattaggagcatcagattcaacaaatctaatgataattcatccaaaaatgtgctaagcatgggataaaaatatgtataaattatgacttatcaaatacccccacacttaagcgtttgtttatcctcaagcaaaatcctcaatttacaattaagaattcatttttctcaacttataattcctatcaataatctctcaaaataatccataagtaatcatacattgagaatcaactagaagaacatcaaagtttcgaacatcaaagtttcaaacattccaagttgagcattttatcacgaaaacataggtgtctcccctcatctaagtaatcacctttgattcaaaatattacagagtttaacatcctcactaaagattcactcaaatcactcgtggtgtttaaggacaacaaatttagcactcaatagtcaatatgaaaagttattaccataggcttgcgtgaaaatcaaatctccaccactatatattgagatgatacatcaatcaaaaggtctttagagggttgtaacgtggctttggttagggggtgtggtcacaagctaaaagagaaggttagaatcgagattgaattgaaaaattacctaactagaaaaatactaaaactgacaaattacattcctaattagatgatcctagaattgagcttttcttcatggataacatcattttaatccaaGCATTACATAATTTCGTAATATGCTAGAAGACAAATCTCAATTGCAGcaactttggtttttttttaagaacaaatcaagtaacatagaactttgctaattatcaaaaataaaacatagctaagcaatttattcaaatcaaatatcgacaaaaatagggatcaaattaattgaggggatttcaacaaaaatgggttatgggttaatattgagggtaaatcaatgaatggcttgttaggctcaagggggttcactaagggttaattatgaaggtagaattttatggagtgagtgggttaaacctaagtgcctttatcatctcgacatatcaaatcaatggtgtggtcttgacatgtataatcgaagcaagttctagaataacaaatcaatattgatgcactcatagcaacaataaaagtgagcatgaaagaaataatatatgctctaaaggctcaagatctcacaaaaatttggctttttgatgttaatccTGTGAATTTTGACTTCAATATAATACTTAAACTTAGGGAAATAACCTAgcaatttttaattctcaaaaatcaacttattatgcttgattctctaattacttaaagtttaaacaatcaatgcataaatgcctatgttttaattcaagacatataaataaaaatcataaattaatcaaaattcattctaatagtgatatgagtgagtcacgtgagaataaaacaaaattcagggatttttctgataatgatataaataacccccctacacttaagatgtacagtgtcctcaatgtacaaagatagatttactgaaaaatatagatataagatcataagatagggagagaagtgaaacttcttgaatgTTAAATagaatccttgaattggagttatggaaaGTAATCGGCTAAGGCAAGGgtgagattggaggaggatactccggtggtggtagaggttgttaGTCCACAAGtgctgtgccaaaagaatattataactggtggtagctatggttgtggttgagcagggcatggcagtcgtggaggacTTTTTCCAATGGAGCTGcaaattcctaagtaatagtgagctttggagctcttcaTAACTGCGATAGAATCAAtaattctttaggaaatataaagcagcatgattactcgtaaagaaatagccaaaaacataaattgcttaatataaattgtaaaacttaaagatgaagtaaaaatagtattaaagagaaataaaataaaaagtaatttaaaaagaaaaataaagataaaagtaaaaaaataataaataataaataaaattcttcaaaaatccTCATTgccagatggttcgcgaggtgggggtgttgatgagatgtgaaggtgttGACAAATCTGAAGTAAGgttgcatcaatgtgatcaaagcgctgaaaatattgctgctcgaatcgagtgagacgctcagagatgtcagagagtGAAGCAGCCGCATGAATTGGACGATGAataggtggtggctgagatggtggaTCCTCGTGcggtggagggacatcatcataATGTCCTCTAGGTCCTCCTGCTCGACTGACTGGAcgagacggtactgaggaggatcaaaTCCATGtcgtcgctcgatcatcctcatatagagcatactcgagatgccctgtgaAGACATCTGACTGATAAGGGTAAGGGAGGATGATTGCGCCACCGTGTTGAGGAGACCGAAGTACCGCGCCaggcgagtcacataagggccgatAGAAAAGACTCCCTTCTTATGCCGTTCTGTCTGATGGCGAATAGTAAGGGCAATGAAATAAGCGAGGTCGAATACGTGCCCATGCGCCATGCTCCATAAAAAATAGGAGTCGTTAGTGTTGACGATGCTGGTACTCTCTCGCCGTCCTGTCAGGGTGTGGTCTAGGATGGGTGTAAGTATCTCGTAGTGGGgcgagagccgatgccttggagtggctagggTCATAAGTAGCCAAAGCAGGGACTAGGGCCTTCCAGCAATTTGAAGGAGAATAGTGGATGTGGCAATGGAGACTTTCGAAGTCATCGTCATTCATGAACTCCTTCGTATATATTCCTAATGTGACACCAAACTCAGGCACGCTCAATTGCCAAACTAAATCGCCGAGACGAAACTAGACTGTTCCGGGATCATTGAACTCTGTCATAACGGGTTGAAGGTGGAAGGTCGAACAGAGTTCTAATATGAGCTCGAGATATGTCGGCTCGACGATCTAGAAGAAAAGCCCTCATGGGTCAGTAGTTAGGAGAGCCCAGACTGCATCAGCGAGTTGGATCTACTCTAGAGCGGTCCAATCAATACATCAGCGTGCGTTGATAGGTCTCACACGAAGTATCTGAAAAATTTCCTCCTGGGGTCCCAAGGGAAATTGTAGGAAGGGGTAGCGCACTTCGGCAGATGTGCTTGTTGATGTGGCTCCGGGTCCCTTCTTTTTTCTTTGAAGTGGGGATGGTGGTTTTCTTACCACATGGATTTGACATGGTATACCTACAAGAAGAGCGATTATCATGTCTTAATGAACGAAGAAGATAACATATGCTAACAAATCCAAAAAGGAATTAACCATGAATATAATTAAACTAATAAATTCAACCAAAAACTAATGACACTAATAAGACTCAACCAAAAGCAATCAAACTTCATAACATAAATCAATTGACGACAGAAATTTTATGGCAAATGGCATAGTAATAGCATGACTAAATTCAACACGAAATAGATGAAAGTAACTAATAAAAGTAAGACAAGGGTACAAAATACGTGAAATAGATCCTAAGAATGAGGATGATATGATaagtaattaataaacaaaaatgTAAGTAATTGGGTAAAATTAAGATCATCATGATAGTAAGCATCAAAAGAAGGTAAAAGAGAAGTGAAAATTGATATTGGAGGACTAGTGGCCGGAGGAGCGACGACACGATGGTAGGGGTTGTAGTATGGAGAAAGAGAGAAGAATGAAGGAATGTGTACGGAAGGGAGGACAAGAGAGAAGATTTTGATGCGTATGGAGGAAAATGGAGGAGAAATGGTGGATTTTGGGGTGATGGTCGAAGCTTAGATGGCGACAGCGGCGGAGAGAgtggcggctagggttagggtattagggaaggggatgatgaatagtgggggtttatatagatattgggacacacggccatagggAACACATGTGTGCCCTTatttcagcccgtgtgtttcGTGGTTTTCAAATTTGGGCACGTCTGGGATTCGACCCACGTCCGTGTTCTTTTGGCAtgttggtgcacacggccgtgtcacatggccatgtcctacttcgtttgcttctcccacgcctatgtatatatgagcaagcccgtgttattttgatagTTTTGACCACGGATGGTGGGTACAGGCATGTCGTACTCCCGTGTTGTTTTGACAGTTTCGACCATGGgtggtgggcacgggcgtgtcgtacGCTCGTGTTATTTTGGCAGGATTGcctacggccatgtcgcacggtcgtggcaACGTATCGAATCCTGTGTTTTGGGAAAATTTTactctgttttcacacggccttattGTACGGTCATGTCGCCGCCCGTGGtatgagcacggcctaaggcacgcccgtgtgcctggccgtgtggatttggaaaacctgtgttcaaggactcagttaatgatttagatgttaaaaactaaaatttaaagaaatcaacaccgttagtgctcgggttgcctctcgagaagcacttatttagagtctaagctcgaatCTACCTTGTGGGTATATTCAGGAAAGTtcgtggagccgtagctcctctctATCGTCTTTAGAATTCTCGCcgttataaagtttgagacgaaagtgccttgtgatgggtgacttacctctattgtgccatatggaaagaCAGTTTGGACTACGAAAAGACttgaccatcgtgattttagcttcccaggaaacaatttgagcctcgagttatataacaggacaagatctccaacttcaaattgcttaCGTTGCCTTAAACGAGCGTCGTGGGGGtgctttgttgcttccttgtataggcgtgaattttGAAATGCATTGGTTCACCATTCATCTAACTCGTTTAACTGCGTCAACTTGTTTTCACCTACAAGTTTGAGATCAAGGTTTAGAAACTTTATAGCCtagaatgccttgtgttctagctcaaatggtagatgacaactttttccataaacaagtctgtaaggtgatgtccctatgggggtcttaaaagcagttctataagcccataaagcgtcatctactttcatcacacaatccttcctgtttgattctactgtcttttctaggatacgtttaagctctcggtttgctacttcgacttgtccactagtttgaggatggtaaagGGTAGCTGTCTTATGGtgaattccatatttttttaatggttttatcaaattgggcattacaaaaatgagtacttCTATCACTGATAATTACTCTAGGTGTTCCAAAACAagagaagagtttcttaaggaattgTACTACCACTATTGCATCGTTATTAGGTAAGGCTtaggcttccacccatttagacatataatcaacggctactaatatgtatttatttccaaatgagctggggaatggacccatgaaatcaataccccatatatcaaatatttcacatgagagcatgTACGTTTGGGGCTGTAACTTCCCCTAACCCCATAccatcgtcggaacagggttacgagacattactagTCAGTACAGTACAATACagacattaattaaatataaacgtTCAGACTCATCATaattttaagatgtcgtccctttaatgggccctcgcggtctaatatgaacagtaaaatcaattcagaactaattttgaattactacgaatttttctttcaaatttcaaattcatactatataccattgccaaccataatttacttattttatcaatactttcacaacctaaatgactctcataagacatcctaggtacatgccattaccaatactcaacatactttacctcattgaattcaggatcggcctgggatgctgattcaacggtctaaccttaacctgcgcacggaaacaaatcgtacgctgagtatacactcagtggtatttctataatctgaacacttaagaaattataaaacatattaatttatatatttatcaaactattcaaactcaatgagtattcaaacattcactttccaaccaatgttttggtttactttaaatttccaatcatttattaatttcaatagcaattaatcaatcagtaatgtTCATTAACATTCAGAACAATTatctattcagtaacagtcagttattcggtaataatcaattattcaataataaccagTTATTCAGTATCGATCAATTGATCGGTTATCCAGTAACAGTTAATTATTCAGTAAAATCAGATATTCAGTAACAATTAAGTTAATTAGTAACAGTCATTCATTTAGTGACAATCAGTTATTTAGTAATGATCATTTATTCAGTAATATTTAGTTATTCAGTAACGGTCTattatccagtaacagtcaattattcggTAACAGTCATTTATTCAGaaataatcaattattttatatatttatttacccctattaacatgactcggactcagacggatacacggatccaaccaacacaccagtacggcacatagtgcctcatcggccgaagccgaaacagtaatagtaacagtagcAATACTgcacacagagtacctcatcggaacaaatctggAACAGTAACAATATCCGGCACACAAAGTGCTAAATCGGTAatagtaacggtaacagtaaccagtaacagtattcgacacataagtgcctgatcagtaagccggcaaaacccgtactcttccatatcctatggcatgccaactatatccgactagcccgactagttaatagggtatttaattcacttttcaattttcaattaattcatattttaattaattaactatatattttcaattcaatataattccattcacttttcactattaaatatttaatttcacaataatcacaattttctatcaatttcatcacatttccaactacatatattttccaatataacaaatatttattattcaatttccacatcaatattcatttcaattcaaacattcatatctatatatattcataaatcaattcaaaatattcaatattcaatccaattcaaataatcatctcaaaacatctactacatatatatattaaataataaatccaacaatTAAAGTATtaagtttggattatagaaatacaaaccgtaattttcgagctaactcccgttgactttgtcttgtcctttcttagccgagatttctggtaccacattgactacgaaattaatagaattcataatcattaatagattactaatttatatcttgagttacagtattctaaattaagatccgctaatttttcctgaaactagactcacaaattttcttaccataaaactttcaaaatttttggtttagccattaagtacaatttattctttaaattcacccatattctgttgtttgacagttttgacccttcttcactaaaaattaattatctcacagtacagaactcggataatattctcgttgatttctcttgaaaatatactcattagggattctaaacacataactttaagcctctaattatttttcaccaattttttgtgattttccaaattcagaacagaggaacccaaattcattctgaccttgtctcacaaaattcattatatctcataatttacaattcaatttcttATACCGTTTCCTCTAtaagaaaataaactcaataatatttaattccattttttattcatcctttaattcaatttctacaatttttggtgatttttcaaacttagactactgctgctctccaaaatagtcttagtgcaaaatgttgattttctacttttaatttcaatttaatcctaactaaattcacttacttttctatcttaattcatactttatttctactcaatttttaaccaaacttagacataattatctatttttcatcataaaaccgtaatttcaaaattctttcaatttagtccttaaagcataaaaattatgaatcactttacaatccaatccttatttcatttctaacttgaatttctaacaatttagcccttaattcatcattttactcaacatgaacattatctagaaatctaataactttcaaaatatcaacttaatttcatcaaaatcttgttccaaagcttctaaaacatcaaaatgaagtaaaaagggctaaattgacttaccaattaaactttcaAACCTTGAAAtctcaaatttcccttttctccctttctttcttttctttctttccttactCTGTGTTTCGTTTCATTATGtttcttttctatcttttttttttcatttttttcttttgttttactttatatatatataatatgttaacttaataaatatctaattaatatcaaatatgttatgaaatatttatgtggATGTCATTATCAACCCCATAAGTTATAAAACTCTTCCTATACCCCATAAGTTATGAGACTTTTCCTATACCCCATTAATATGGGAGATAAAAGGTCATGACCCTTTACATGTCCTATAATAATTAGAGAGTTACTTTTAACCCCTATATATATGGGGCTCATGTActcatgaaatatatatataaaaaagaagatACATTCTCTCTTCTATATTCTCTCTACACTCTTTCTTCTATcacattttagtttattctttctttattatttcacaacacgttatcagcacgagtCTCTAATACAAGAAATCAAGGCCAACAAATTTTTCCTTAAAGATTGCCGAAGGACGCTTAGGTGAAGTAAGGGTAACAAGTTGATCTATTTCATTTGCATATGTGTTATTTCATTTGCATATTAACAtgctttattttacattattgacTTGTTGATTTTTTCTTATAGTTTATAATGTCAAATCTTACAAAACTCGAATTTATGGCTCTGGACATCACTGGAAATAACTATTTATCATGGGTACTAGATGCTGAAATTCACTTAGATGCAAAGGGTCTTGGTGAGACTATTAAGGAGGGAAATGAAGAAAGTACACAAGATAAGGCCAAGGCCATGATTTTCCTTCGCCATCACCTCCATGAAGGTCTAAAGACCGAATATTTGACTATTAAGGACCCTCAAATTCTTTGGGCCAATCTAAAGGAAATATATGACCACCAGAAAACTGTGATTTTGCCTAAAGCTCGTTATGAGTGGCTGAATTTAAGATTGCAAGACTTTAAGTCTGTTAGTGATTATAACTCGGCCATGTTCAGAATCACTTCACAATTGAATTTTTGTGGAGAAAAGATTACTGATGCAGAAATGTTAGAAAAAACACACTCAACTTTCCATGCAAATAATGTTGTCCTGCAGACACAATATCGTGAAAAAGGCTTCCAGAAATATTctaaattaatttcttttctCCTAGTGGCAGAGCAAAACAACGAGCTGCTAATGAAAAACCATGAATTACGCCCAACTGGCTTTGCTCCATCCCCTGAAGCAAATGTGAGTTTACACAATGGGaaagaattaaaaagaaacaCACCATGCAAATAGTAGTGTGCGTGGCCGTGGTCGTGGCCGAGGGCATGGCCGCGGACATAGATATGGATATGGTCGAGGTAGTCGTTttaaaaattcacattcctaCCAGAAGTGGGATCGGAAAAATGGTaacaaggaagagaaagaaaaaggtgaAAATGTGACTAATGTATGCTATTGTTGTGGAGGAAAAGGACATTGGTCTTGTGTGTGTCACACACAAAAGCATCTAGTTGATCTTTATCAGCAGTCCATAAAACAAAAGGGAAAGAAAGTAGAAACCAATCTTGTGTATAAAAATGGCGAAGGTGATTTTGATGATGGCAATGCAACCCACTTAGAAGTGGCTGATTTTCTTTCTACCCCTGAAGGAAATTATTAAGGCtacaaatttcaataaataataaaataaacctcTACTACTCTATGTTTCATTTAGCAACTTTAATAATGATGTTATGACCTTTACTAGTGCTATGTTTTATGTGATAATTTTGTTTTATAGACCTTTTAGTAATTTGAACTTTGAATACCTGTTTTCACCATTATGTGTGACATTTTGTggttattttgtttctttgaagaACATTATCTCGCAAAGGCAATCAGCTATGAATGGTGAAAATATATGTCTAGCAGACAGTGCAACTACTCACACCATATTGAAAGACAAGagatatttttctcatttaataatGAAAGAAGAAAGTGTGAGTACTATATCTGGTAGTGCAACTATTATAGAAGGCTCCGGAAGAgcaattattttattaccaaggggaacaaaaattgaaattattaatgcATTATACTCCCctaagtctcaaagaaatttactgagttttaaagatattcggCAAAAtcgatatcatattgagactttAAACGAAGGAAATTGTGAATTCCTTCAAATTACGAGTATTGCTCAAGGCAATAAATAAATTGTTGAGAAATTGCCTGCATTCTTTACTGGTTTGTACTACACAAAGATCAATTCTATAGAAACACATGCTatagtaaaccagaagtttactaatgACTTTGTTCTTTGGCATGACCGGTTAGGCCATCCCGGTTCAATAATGAtgcgaaaaataattaaaaattcatgtgGACATTCATTGAAGAGCCAGCAGATTCTTCAAAACATTACATGTGCTGCATGTTCACTGGGGAAATTAATAATCCGACCATCACCAGCTAAGATAAACAACGAACCACTTACTTTTCTTGAGCGAATTCAAGGGGATATATGTGGGCCTATACATCTCCCATGTGGACCATTTAGGTACTTTATGGTTTTAATCGATGCATCGAGTAGATGGTTTTATGTATCTTtgttatcaactcgcaacctgGCGTTTGCGAGATTGCTTGCTCAATTGATTCGATTACGAGCCCATTTCCCCGATTTTCCTATTAAGACTATCTGTCTTGATAATACTGGTGAATTTACTTCTCAGTCTTTTAATAACTATTGCATGTCCATTGGAATAAgtgttgaacatcctgtagctcatgttcacacacaaaatggtCTAGCAGAATCTTTAATAAAACGACTTCAATTGATAGCAAGGCCATTACTTATGAAGTCAAAACTCCCAATCACTGCTTGGGGCATGCAATTTTACATGCAGCTGCATTAATTCGCATCAAGCCAACAAGTTATCACAAAGTCTCCCCCTTACAAATAGTTCATGGTCAAgaaccaaatatttcccatctaaGAACATTTGGATGTgtcgtatatgttccaattgctccaccacataGAACTAAGATGGGCCTCAAATAAGGTTGGGTATATATGTTGGATTTGAATCCCTATCCATAATTAAATATCTAGAACCATCTACAGGGAATCTATTTATGGCTCATTTTGCAGATTGTCATTTTGACGAGTCAATTTttccaacattagggggagaaaTCAAACAGCTGGATAAGAAAATTAGTTGGAAAGAGTTGTCATTAGCTCATCTTGATCCTCGAACTAAGCAATGTGATTTAGAAGttcaaaatattattcatttacaaagtTTAGCTAATGAATTGCTAGACGCATTTTCTGACCCAAAGAAAGTGACTAAGTCACATATACCAACTGTGAATGCTCCAATAAAACTTGATGTCCCAGAAGGACAAAATCTAGTTGCTACTGAGTTTAATACACGCCTGAAGCATGGTAGACCAATTGGTTCCAAAGATAAGAATCTTCGAAAGAAGAAAGGAGCAAAGATTAATGATGgcgaaatcaaagaaaaaatgatTATACCAAGATCTCCTGAAGAGACTATAGACATGACTGGAAGAATAGTTTCAGAAGAAAATCAGGTACTTGACAATGAAGAGATCTCTATTGATTATGTTATATCTGGTATAAAATGGAACCGAAATCAAATCGACGTCGATGATATTTTTGCATGCAATGTAGCACTAGATGTTATAAATAATAAAGAGGATTGTGAACCAAAATCGATTGAGGAATGTAAACAAAGAGatgattggccaaaatggaaagaagcaattgaaaatgaattgaaatCGCTAGCGAAAAGAGAAGTGTTTGGACCTGTAGTCCGTATACCTACAGGTGTGAAACCAGTGGGATATAAATGGGTTTTTGTgcgtaaaagaaatgaaaagagtgAAATTGTAAGGTGTAAAGCACGTTTAGTTGCACAAGGATTCTCACAAAGACCTGGAATTGATTATGAGGAGATatattctcctgtggtggatgcaacTACATTTAGATTTTTGATAAGTCTGGCTATAAGAGAAGAGCTTGATTTACGCCTAATGGATGTAGTAATAGCTTATTTGTATGGCCCACTGGATACTAACATTTATATGAAACTCCCTGAAGGATTTAAACTACCTGAAGCAGTGAGTTCAGGTTCTAGAGAATATTATTCGACCAAATTACACAAATccctttatggat from Gossypium hirsutum isolate 1008001.06 chromosome A04, Gossypium_hirsutum_v2.1, whole genome shotgun sequence includes:
- the LOC107917414 gene encoding uncharacterized protein, coding for MALDITGNNYLSWVLDAEIHLDAKGLGETIKEGNEESTQDKAKAMIFLRHHLHEGLKTEYLTIKDPQILWANLKEIYDHQKTVILPKARYEWLNLRLQDFKSVSDYNSAMFRITSQLNFCGEKITDAEMLEKTHSTFHANNVVLQTQYREKGFQKYSKLISFLLVAEQNNELLMKNHELRPTGFAPSPEANKWDRKNGNKEEKEKGENVTNVCYCCGGKGHWSCVCHTQKHLVDLYQQSIKQKGKKVETNLVYKNGEGDFDDGNATHLEVADFLSTPEGNY